One segment of Solanum lycopersicum chromosome 1, SLM_r2.1 DNA contains the following:
- the LOC101244037 gene encoding vacuole membrane protein KMS1-like, whose amino-acid sequence MGSVEQEQLLDSPLHVDNSASAGLLDRHNRELEHLSLTNQPLKTVKFFCLAVLKCLHQFSVNTIKCSCLVVILLATAGGSLLFTRGRAYEETLQPVQELLKYLRFGLWWLVLGVASSIGLGSGLHTFVLYLGPHIALFTIKSVSCGRVDIKSAPYDTIQLRNGPSWLDKDCSEFGPPLFSLPGARVPLTSILNQIQLEAILWGIGTALGELPPYFISRAASISGREGELMEDLDSASKEDTGIISNHLKQIKKWLISNRQYLNFFTILVLASVPNPLFDLAGIMCGQFGIPFWKFFTATLIGKAIIKTHIQTAFIISVCNNQLLDLIENQLVRVLGLIPGVASFLPNIISKLHIAREKYMAASAPVSSVKAKKWDLSLGSVWNTVVWLMLLNFSAKIVNTTAKGYLREQQEKELAALENNRARE is encoded by the exons ATGGGGTCTGTAGAGCAAGAACAACTTCTTGATTCTCCGCTTCATGTTGACAACTCTGCTTCTG CAGGACTCCTTGACAGACACAATAGGGAGCTGGAGCATCTGAGTCTGACGAATCAGCCACTAAAGACAGttaaattcttttgtttagcTGTTCTTAAGTGTCTTCATCAATTTTCAGTTAACACTATCAAGTGCAGCTGTCTAGTGGTCATACTGCTGGCAACCGCAGGTGGGAGTTTGCTTTTTACGCGTGGTAGGGCGTATGAGGAG ACACTGCAGCCTGTTCAGGAGCTTCTCAAGTATCTACGGTTTGGTCTCTGGTGGCTAGTTCTTGGTGTGGCTTCATCAATTGGCCTGG GTTCTGGTCTGCACACTTTTGTCTTGTACTTGGGCCCTCATATTGCTCTATTCACCATAAAATCTGTGAGCTGCGGAAGGGTTGACATAAAAAGTGCTCCATATGATACAATTCAATTAAGAAATGGTCCTTCATGGCTGGATAAGGACTGTTCTGAATTTGGCCCACCATTATTTTCTCTACCCGGTGCACGGGTACCATTGACCAGCATACTAAACCAGATTCAGTTGGAAGCTATATTGTGGGGTATTGGAACAGCTCTCGGAGAGCTTCCTCCTTACTTCATTTCTAGAGCTG CTAGTATATCTGGTCGTGAAGGTGAGCTTATGGAAGATTTGGATTCTGCTTCAAAAGAAGATACTGGAATTATCAGCAACCACTTAAAACAGATAAAAAAGTGGCTTATTTCTAACCGACAgtatttgaatttcttcacaATTCTGGTTCTTGCATCG GTGCCAAATCCTCTGTTTGACCTTGCTGGTATCATGTGTGGGCAATTTGGCATTCCATTTTGGAAATTCTTTACAGCAACTCTGATCGGGAAGGCAATTATTAAGACTCACATACAG ACAGCATTTATTATTTCAGTTTGCAACAATCAACTGTTGGACTTGATAGAAAATCAGTTAGTTCGGGTGCTTGGTCTCATTCCTGGAGTTGCCTCGTTCCTGCCAAACATCATTTCCAAACTACACATTGCTAGAGAGAAGTACATGGCAGCATCCGCTCCTGTGTCTAGTGTTAAG GCAAAAAAGTGGGATCTTTCGCTTGGTTCAGTGTGGAACACTGTCGTATGGCTTATGCTCTTGAACTTCTCAGCCAAGATTGTAAATACAACTGCCAAGGGCTATCTTAGAGAGCAACAAGAAAAGGAGCTCGCTGCACTTGAAAATAATCGTGCCAGGGAATGA
- the LOC101244037 gene encoding vacuole membrane protein KMS1-like isoform X2 — MGSVEQEQLLDSPLHVDNSASAGLLDRHNRELEHLSLTNQPLKTVKFFCLAVLKCLHQFSVNTIKCSCLVVILLATAGGSLLFTRGRAYEEPVQELLKYLRFGLWWLVLGVASSIGLGSGLHTFVLYLGPHIALFTIKSVSCGRVDIKSAPYDTIQLRNGPSWLDKDCSEFGPPLFSLPGARVPLTSILNQIQLEAILWGIGTALGELPPYFISRAASISGREGELMEDLDSASKEDTGIISNHLKQIKKWLISNRQYLNFFTILVLASVPNPLFDLAGIMCGQFGIPFWKFFTATLIGKAIIKTHIQTAFIISVCNNQLLDLIENQLVRVLGLIPGVASFLPNIISKLHIAREKYMAASAPVSSVKAKKWDLSLGSVWNTVVWLMLLNFSAKIVNTTAKGYLREQQEKELAALENNRARE, encoded by the exons ATGGGGTCTGTAGAGCAAGAACAACTTCTTGATTCTCCGCTTCATGTTGACAACTCTGCTTCTG CAGGACTCCTTGACAGACACAATAGGGAGCTGGAGCATCTGAGTCTGACGAATCAGCCACTAAAGACAGttaaattcttttgtttagcTGTTCTTAAGTGTCTTCATCAATTTTCAGTTAACACTATCAAGTGCAGCTGTCTAGTGGTCATACTGCTGGCAACCGCAGGTGGGAGTTTGCTTTTTACGCGTGGTAGGGCGTATGAGGAG CCTGTTCAGGAGCTTCTCAAGTATCTACGGTTTGGTCTCTGGTGGCTAGTTCTTGGTGTGGCTTCATCAATTGGCCTGG GTTCTGGTCTGCACACTTTTGTCTTGTACTTGGGCCCTCATATTGCTCTATTCACCATAAAATCTGTGAGCTGCGGAAGGGTTGACATAAAAAGTGCTCCATATGATACAATTCAATTAAGAAATGGTCCTTCATGGCTGGATAAGGACTGTTCTGAATTTGGCCCACCATTATTTTCTCTACCCGGTGCACGGGTACCATTGACCAGCATACTAAACCAGATTCAGTTGGAAGCTATATTGTGGGGTATTGGAACAGCTCTCGGAGAGCTTCCTCCTTACTTCATTTCTAGAGCTG CTAGTATATCTGGTCGTGAAGGTGAGCTTATGGAAGATTTGGATTCTGCTTCAAAAGAAGATACTGGAATTATCAGCAACCACTTAAAACAGATAAAAAAGTGGCTTATTTCTAACCGACAgtatttgaatttcttcacaATTCTGGTTCTTGCATCG GTGCCAAATCCTCTGTTTGACCTTGCTGGTATCATGTGTGGGCAATTTGGCATTCCATTTTGGAAATTCTTTACAGCAACTCTGATCGGGAAGGCAATTATTAAGACTCACATACAG ACAGCATTTATTATTTCAGTTTGCAACAATCAACTGTTGGACTTGATAGAAAATCAGTTAGTTCGGGTGCTTGGTCTCATTCCTGGAGTTGCCTCGTTCCTGCCAAACATCATTTCCAAACTACACATTGCTAGAGAGAAGTACATGGCAGCATCCGCTCCTGTGTCTAGTGTTAAG GCAAAAAAGTGGGATCTTTCGCTTGGTTCAGTGTGGAACACTGTCGTATGGCTTATGCTCTTGAACTTCTCAGCCAAGATTGTAAATACAACTGCCAAGGGCTATCTTAGAGAGCAACAAGAAAAGGAGCTCGCTGCACTTGAAAATAATCGTGCCAGGGAATGA
- the LOC101244037 gene encoding vacuole membrane protein KMS1-like isoform X1, which yields MGSVEQEQLLDSPLHVDNSASGLLDRHNRELEHLSLTNQPLKTVKFFCLAVLKCLHQFSVNTIKCSCLVVILLATAGGSLLFTRGRAYEETLQPVQELLKYLRFGLWWLVLGVASSIGLGSGLHTFVLYLGPHIALFTIKSVSCGRVDIKSAPYDTIQLRNGPSWLDKDCSEFGPPLFSLPGARVPLTSILNQIQLEAILWGIGTALGELPPYFISRAASISGREGELMEDLDSASKEDTGIISNHLKQIKKWLISNRQYLNFFTILVLASVPNPLFDLAGIMCGQFGIPFWKFFTATLIGKAIIKTHIQTAFIISVCNNQLLDLIENQLVRVLGLIPGVASFLPNIISKLHIAREKYMAASAPVSSVKAKKWDLSLGSVWNTVVWLMLLNFSAKIVNTTAKGYLREQQEKELAALENNRARE from the exons ATGGGGTCTGTAGAGCAAGAACAACTTCTTGATTCTCCGCTTCATGTTGACAACTCTGCTTCTG GACTCCTTGACAGACACAATAGGGAGCTGGAGCATCTGAGTCTGACGAATCAGCCACTAAAGACAGttaaattcttttgtttagcTGTTCTTAAGTGTCTTCATCAATTTTCAGTTAACACTATCAAGTGCAGCTGTCTAGTGGTCATACTGCTGGCAACCGCAGGTGGGAGTTTGCTTTTTACGCGTGGTAGGGCGTATGAGGAG ACACTGCAGCCTGTTCAGGAGCTTCTCAAGTATCTACGGTTTGGTCTCTGGTGGCTAGTTCTTGGTGTGGCTTCATCAATTGGCCTGG GTTCTGGTCTGCACACTTTTGTCTTGTACTTGGGCCCTCATATTGCTCTATTCACCATAAAATCTGTGAGCTGCGGAAGGGTTGACATAAAAAGTGCTCCATATGATACAATTCAATTAAGAAATGGTCCTTCATGGCTGGATAAGGACTGTTCTGAATTTGGCCCACCATTATTTTCTCTACCCGGTGCACGGGTACCATTGACCAGCATACTAAACCAGATTCAGTTGGAAGCTATATTGTGGGGTATTGGAACAGCTCTCGGAGAGCTTCCTCCTTACTTCATTTCTAGAGCTG CTAGTATATCTGGTCGTGAAGGTGAGCTTATGGAAGATTTGGATTCTGCTTCAAAAGAAGATACTGGAATTATCAGCAACCACTTAAAACAGATAAAAAAGTGGCTTATTTCTAACCGACAgtatttgaatttcttcacaATTCTGGTTCTTGCATCG GTGCCAAATCCTCTGTTTGACCTTGCTGGTATCATGTGTGGGCAATTTGGCATTCCATTTTGGAAATTCTTTACAGCAACTCTGATCGGGAAGGCAATTATTAAGACTCACATACAG ACAGCATTTATTATTTCAGTTTGCAACAATCAACTGTTGGACTTGATAGAAAATCAGTTAGTTCGGGTGCTTGGTCTCATTCCTGGAGTTGCCTCGTTCCTGCCAAACATCATTTCCAAACTACACATTGCTAGAGAGAAGTACATGGCAGCATCCGCTCCTGTGTCTAGTGTTAAG GCAAAAAAGTGGGATCTTTCGCTTGGTTCAGTGTGGAACACTGTCGTATGGCTTATGCTCTTGAACTTCTCAGCCAAGATTGTAAATACAACTGCCAAGGGCTATCTTAGAGAGCAACAAGAAAAGGAGCTCGCTGCACTTGAAAATAATCGTGCCAGGGAATGA
- the LOC101244037 gene encoding vacuole membrane protein KMS1-like isoform X3, producing the protein MGSVEQEQLLDSPLHVDNSASGLLDRHNRELEHLSLTNQPLKTVKFFCLAVLKCLHQFSVNTIKCSCLVVILLATAGGSLLFTRGRAYEEPVQELLKYLRFGLWWLVLGVASSIGLGSGLHTFVLYLGPHIALFTIKSVSCGRVDIKSAPYDTIQLRNGPSWLDKDCSEFGPPLFSLPGARVPLTSILNQIQLEAILWGIGTALGELPPYFISRAASISGREGELMEDLDSASKEDTGIISNHLKQIKKWLISNRQYLNFFTILVLASVPNPLFDLAGIMCGQFGIPFWKFFTATLIGKAIIKTHIQTAFIISVCNNQLLDLIENQLVRVLGLIPGVASFLPNIISKLHIAREKYMAASAPVSSVKAKKWDLSLGSVWNTVVWLMLLNFSAKIVNTTAKGYLREQQEKELAALENNRARE; encoded by the exons ATGGGGTCTGTAGAGCAAGAACAACTTCTTGATTCTCCGCTTCATGTTGACAACTCTGCTTCTG GACTCCTTGACAGACACAATAGGGAGCTGGAGCATCTGAGTCTGACGAATCAGCCACTAAAGACAGttaaattcttttgtttagcTGTTCTTAAGTGTCTTCATCAATTTTCAGTTAACACTATCAAGTGCAGCTGTCTAGTGGTCATACTGCTGGCAACCGCAGGTGGGAGTTTGCTTTTTACGCGTGGTAGGGCGTATGAGGAG CCTGTTCAGGAGCTTCTCAAGTATCTACGGTTTGGTCTCTGGTGGCTAGTTCTTGGTGTGGCTTCATCAATTGGCCTGG GTTCTGGTCTGCACACTTTTGTCTTGTACTTGGGCCCTCATATTGCTCTATTCACCATAAAATCTGTGAGCTGCGGAAGGGTTGACATAAAAAGTGCTCCATATGATACAATTCAATTAAGAAATGGTCCTTCATGGCTGGATAAGGACTGTTCTGAATTTGGCCCACCATTATTTTCTCTACCCGGTGCACGGGTACCATTGACCAGCATACTAAACCAGATTCAGTTGGAAGCTATATTGTGGGGTATTGGAACAGCTCTCGGAGAGCTTCCTCCTTACTTCATTTCTAGAGCTG CTAGTATATCTGGTCGTGAAGGTGAGCTTATGGAAGATTTGGATTCTGCTTCAAAAGAAGATACTGGAATTATCAGCAACCACTTAAAACAGATAAAAAAGTGGCTTATTTCTAACCGACAgtatttgaatttcttcacaATTCTGGTTCTTGCATCG GTGCCAAATCCTCTGTTTGACCTTGCTGGTATCATGTGTGGGCAATTTGGCATTCCATTTTGGAAATTCTTTACAGCAACTCTGATCGGGAAGGCAATTATTAAGACTCACATACAG ACAGCATTTATTATTTCAGTTTGCAACAATCAACTGTTGGACTTGATAGAAAATCAGTTAGTTCGGGTGCTTGGTCTCATTCCTGGAGTTGCCTCGTTCCTGCCAAACATCATTTCCAAACTACACATTGCTAGAGAGAAGTACATGGCAGCATCCGCTCCTGTGTCTAGTGTTAAG GCAAAAAAGTGGGATCTTTCGCTTGGTTCAGTGTGGAACACTGTCGTATGGCTTATGCTCTTGAACTTCTCAGCCAAGATTGTAAATACAACTGCCAAGGGCTATCTTAGAGAGCAACAAGAAAAGGAGCTCGCTGCACTTGAAAATAATCGTGCCAGGGAATGA